The sequence TTTGAACTCTCTCTTAAGAAATGTTCCAGAATATAGCCTCCAGAAGATGTCTTCTTGCAGCATAATGCATCAATCAATATCTAATGCAGTCGTTTGATCAGCATAATGTTGAACTATGAAATTCACCGTTTGGAAAAGAAACATTACGAGAGACACGAGCCAAGCTTGTGGACGTGACGAGTTAAATTTAGTGCACACTGTTGTATTCTTCTGCAAGTCTTAGCCATCTGCCTCTTTGCCTATAAGCGACAATGCTTGTACATATCATGAAGAAGTGCTTGTAATATTacctgttttcttttcaatgtgttttattttttatttaacattTTTTGTAGTAATGCTTTTTTCATAATTGAGTTGTCAATACGAAAAACGATGTGGGATGATGACATGTGGACATGTTTACTGTGTTTTtaagaataaaaaaacaaaaaaaaacattctcttCATTTGTAAGTTATTGTTGAGTGCAGGTCACAGTCTGTTTTGTGTGCGATGTTTGACTGTGCGATTAGATCAGTGTCCCTTTAAAGAACGAGAACTATCACACACATAATAAATGCAGGAGGCACATTTAAAGTTGccgtatgtatttttttttgttgggtaaaaataaaaatacctCTATACCAAATGCATCTTATGGCAGAGAGGATTAAAATATAACATTGACCAATAATTCTGAGTATCAggtgttttatttgtttatactTTTCCCAAAAAGAGATCTGTAAACAAATGCATTAGAATGTGTAAAAGACAATCATTCTGCTGTCCTATAAGGAGAGTGGAATTccactgtatttatttattgtgtctGGTGCTGACATTAGGCCTTGGGGTAGAATTTATTTGCACTTAATCTCTAGTCCTGTAGCCAATTGTCTTACATGTCATTCATGACATATCACATCATTTATAAATTGTATACCAAGGCATGAGAACTAGGTTAAAAATAATTGGTTCAGCCAAGATGGTTTATGTTTTGAACTGGCTTGTCTCATGTAGAGCACTTGACTAGGTAGGAtgctgtagcctaggctagcctagttATTCTGTTACTGTAATATACAATAGCAGTATACAATTGGTGATTGGCCCAACCCCCGCCTAGGGCAACTAGGGGCGCAAGCTCATCCGCATCCAGGGCGGGGCGGGGTTAGGTGGTTGTTGGGTAGTGGGCTGGGACAGGGATGATGTCAGCGCGCCGGTCAGAAAAGCCTGTGGATTCTGGGAGCGTTTACGCACCAGCCATTTTCAGCTTCCTGCTGTCATCCTCGCCTCCACGCAGCGAGCGCAGGAATAAAGAAAACAACTGAGACTTGCCTTCTTTTACGTGGATCCATTAGCGGCTAAAGGACCAGAATGGATGAATTAAAAACGCCCCGTTCTGTGAGCTTCGTTACTGCCTAGTGAGCGCAACTGAGTTCTAGGTTCGTCAACAGGCCGATTGAAAACTACTTGGCTGACTAATTCCTAACGGGCTCGCTCGCATTAGCTAGCCACGCTAGCGTAACTGGTTACAATGTATCTCCACGAATTCGAGTGATATACGAGCCGGCGTTACATTATTTAACATCACTGCAACTTGCACTCTCTTTGAAAACAGGTCTTATCGACTCTTCAACGACTTTCAGAGGATCTAAACGTATCCCTGGCGTTAATAACGTGCAGATAAAGGTAAGCAGTCTCGGCCATCGATTCAAGTGCACTGAATTGTTATTGGATTATTTAGCACTTTCGCTGTCCTGTAGGCCTGTAGTGTAGCCTATGTCTGGGTCACATCTGAAATGTCAAAGGCCGAGCGTTTTTGGTGCCGTGTCAGTATGGACTGAGCGATGATGCAAGGCGGGCATCTCATCACTAGATCAGGCTTTGTTCCAGGGACCAGTAGGACGTTAGCCTACCGGCTAAAAACACGAGATGCGCTCATCTTCACTAGGCTACATGGTAACAACGCAGGCACGATTATTTTTAACACGATAGTTGCACTACATCACATTTGTTATTGAGTTTATAATTCAAATAGCCTAAAGTTATATTTGTGAGATGGGAATAGTTAATTCTAGACTAGCCTCATATACACATGCTGTTGACATTGCCCTCGGTCAGATGAAATGTATCACCAACTTGACACAATGTCACAAGTAAGCAGACTCTTGCGTAGGTTTGAAAGACAGCCTTGTTATAGGCCTGTGCGTATTTATTCTTGGAGTTTTAACGCCATAAAATACACAGTACCCTAAAGCACATTATCGCCCTCATTCGCACATTAGGTTGTGTTGCACAATCAGTCTTACATGGAGATGATCTTAGCCTGCGAATTGGCACGACGTGTTTACAAATACAATAGGATGGCGAAGCTCGCTCGTGCATTAACACGAATGGTCTGTTGGAGGACACATAACTAGACAGTGCAATGTGAACATGCAGACTTGGATGTGAGAGACTGGAAGTGGAAGTCGTCCGATGTCGGTCACCTTGATGCGCGTCATCCCATCAAGTTTGGTTACTTTACACAGACCCTTCGGTTTATTATGCGTAATGCAGGATATTTCGCCTTTTTGTGATTGACTTAGAAATATGTAACTGAAGGAATACTTTTTTTATATTATGCCCGTTATCCTAACCTGTATTCCAGACATCTTATCTCTCTCCGCCCGGATGAAACGGGCACCCTCTCTTGGTGCATTGCAGTCAATAgactgagggagagggagggagggagggtgtgggCGAGGGCCTCCTGGTGGCGAGAGAATAAAATCTCAGGTACTCGGCCACCACTAGGTGAGCGCTCGGAGCCGCGTTGCGCAGTCAGTATAGGCTAGCATCCGCTGCAGCAGACAGACAGCCGGTTTGTTTACATCTGAGTGCGGGCTAAGTTTTGAATGTGGTTTCGAGACGAGAATAGACGACGCCAAGTAACCGCACCATTCTTCTTCTGTTAGAAGATCCACGTGAGTTTATTTTCCACCTCGGAAGAGTGTTTGTGGCGCGTAGTCTATTCCCATAGCCTCGGTGCCATCTGCATAGTCAGTATGGAAGCCATCACCCCAGCTTTGTTTACAGTTAACCTACTTATTACCAGATCACTTGGATGGGACCTCAAATAGCTGAGTGGTTGCGCTGGTGTCGCAGAGTAATTGTAAGGCCATAAGTAAATTGCCATTAGGCTATGTgttattgctgttgttgttttttttgcaaacagacactaatattcaaaagcTACGAATTCTCTATGTGTGGACGCTGGAGTGGGCTCGGGGGTTGGCTGTCAGATATGTCAATAGCAACTGCAACACTTTGTGCCGCCGATTCCTTCCAGCCCTTTTGGTTTTGTCCATTTCCGTTTGACTGATCATCTGTCAAACTGGTGTACCGGTCAGTCCGGGTGCGTTTTGCAGCGTCTGCACAGGGATGTTCTCGCGCTATGGTGCCCGAGCTGGTGGGAAGTGTTTCAGGAAGTGAATAATTGTGACGCCTGCAAATTAGTCATGCAATATTTAAAATAGCCGATTGGCTGCTAATGTATTGGTGGCAGAGGAGCTATTCGTCATGCCTCATATGGCGCCAAGCATATCTGAATCATAGCAGCAGATTAATGTTTTCTGGTCTCTTAAATACAGAGAAAGCTGGTTGCTAACGATGTCTGTCATCCGACTGTTTACACTGCAGCCAGCCTCTTTGGAGTGATTCAAATCAATGTTACCAGGCATTTTAGCCTtttcactcttctcttctcttctcttctctttatgGTCCTTTCTTTTTCCTGAACAAATAATTGACAACAATCCAAAATCAACTTTTCTACTTGTTCATCTATTGGTCTTTTCTGATCCCTCTCCTTGCATGCCCGCTcaaccccatctctctatctctctctgacccATCTCCACCAGCCCATCTGACCGAGGAGCCCTAAGTCCCCACCCCCCCCGGGCGATGTCCACCATGGTCTACCCACGCGAGGAGTCCCTGGAGCGCCTGAGCCAGGATGAGATCGTGCTCAACACCAAGGCGGTGATGCAGGGCCTGGAGACGCTGCGCGGCGAGCACAACCAGCTGCTGGGCTCCATGCTGGACTGCGCCCAGCTGCCCGCCGCCACCCAGGAGAAGTCCGGCCTGCTGCGCAAGAGCCTGGAGGCCATCGAGCTGGGCCTTGGAGAGGCACAGGTACGtggcgagagagaggggaaggaaatGGCTGGGTGAATGATGGGTAGAGAATAACTGGTGGTGGTGGCTACCTGGCTGGAGGCCATTGAGTTGGGCCTTGGCAGAGGCATAGCCAACTGGAAAGGTAGGGAGGGAAACAGCGGGGTGAAGGGGATAGAagatggcggtggtggtggtgttggtcaCCTGGAAATGACCATGATTTCATCAAGTAACAGTTCCTTGGATTAACGTTCTTGTGATGTTCCTGGAACAACAAATTAGAGCCTTGGAAAGGCACAGCTAACTGGAAGGGAAACGGTTGGGTGAAGAAGAGCattgaagatgatgatgatgataatgatgatggtggttGTTGAGGTGGTGGAGGTTGTAACCTGGAGGCTATTGAGCTAAGCCTTAGAGTGACGCAAGTAAAGTGAAAGAGGGGTGATGGAATAGCTGGGTGAAGGGGCAAGAGATTGATGTAATAAGCTGGAGGCCACCTAGATGGGCTTGGGAGAGGCAAAGGTCACTGAGAGAGGGTTAGTGAGTGTGGGGTTGAGGTGGTGGTCAAGGTGTGGTTAGCTAGGGGAAGAACCCAGGAGGAAGAGGTTCAGGTTACAGGAAAGGAAACATGGCCTAATAATTAAGTATGCAAGTTCATACTCCAAGACCATACTACAAGAAGGTAAAAGAGACAAGCTGCAAAGATTTTATATATAAGTTTGGATGCTTATTTTCATCATTTTTCCTTCATGCAAGTTATATAAAATCACAAACTGGTGATCAAGTCAGGATGACTTTGAAAACATCCCTGATTTATTACAGTACATACTAAATCCCCTGATTTAATATATTAAATGGAGTTCAGTGGTGAGGAATCAAAGGACGGTGGTGCTGATGCAGGTTACCAGGGGGACCATTGGGATGATGTCAGGGTGATGAGCCCAGACTGTCTTCCCCACGGTTCTCAACAGGCTGGAcaccctagcacacacacatcccagcgGGGATGATTAAAGGCTGGGAGAGGGGTCTATTCAGGGGGATATGGAAGTCTGGGAAAAGGGTCTACTCAGGGTGTTGAAGGTCTGGGAGAAGGGTCTACTCAGAGGGAGTGCAGgtctgggagagagggagagagggaggggggggggttgaagagAGATGACCAGGGCACCAGGGAGCCGTAAGATTGGGCAAGGGTCCAAGGGTGTGAGGACATGCCGGGCTTGACCTTGGGGAACTAGATGATGGCAGGGCAGCTCAGCTGTGGGTGTAAGGCACTGATAAGCCAGATGAAAGAGAAAAGGGATGAATATGCAACATGGCACTACTCAGAGTGGAGTAAAGGATATACCCAGAGCTGGGATTTGCCCAATGGCACAAGGCCAGAGGCCGAGCTGTAAAGAGACAAGTGAAAATATTGTGAGATATTACCACTCATGATAAGAATTGGAATAGCttgtcattttgaaatacatagtCCTCTTTACCAGCAAGCCAAATACAAAAGCATAAAAGCATTTGTGGATAATTTATCTGAAAGGACTAAAAAGTCCAAACAAAACTAATGAAATTCATAGAAATTTGCAGTAAGGTATGAGGAACATTAAATGAAGAAATAGGATGAAATAGCCAACCCATTCTCACTCGCTTAATAGTAATAAGTCATCAATACAGTTCAAAATGATCAAAATCAAACCTATGAAATTCATAAAACATTTGTAGTAAAGAATGAGGAACATAAAATGAAAAAACATCCCACCCATTCTGACATACTTTTAGTAATAATTCACCAATACAGTGATAATAATTAAACTGATTTCTTTGCACTTCCCTCCCACTTTCTGTTGGATAATGGAATAATACATAATCCATTTTATAActttaaataaaaacacacttcCTCCTTGatcctttctcatctctcttttaACAAGtaagataaaataaaataggcaATGTTTTATGTTTGAATGACCAATAATCTAGCATTAAATAATCATAGAATGGTAACACCTAGTCTTCCACCCTTCTTGCTTCTCAAGTACCATACCTGTAATAGCATTGGTCTCACTGTCCTCTCTAATAACACTTCTCCTCCCCATTGCTGTCTCCATGTCTTTTTACATAAAAAATAAGCAATTATATTTCAGTAAtataacataaaataataacacCAATAAGAACACTACCAACACCAATTTTATTGGATAACATAAcacctctcctttctcttcttgCGTACATGTACACAGATATCCCCTCTCCTTACCCTCCCCATAACCCCTCAGGTGACAATGCAGGTAATAACACAGGTCTCCTATCTCATCtctcgccctcctcctcctcctcctcctcctcctcgtccaggTAATCATTGCGCTGTCCAGCCACCTGAGCGCGGTGGAGTCGGAGAAGCAGAAGCTGCGGGCGCAGGTGCGGCGCCTGTGCCAGGAGAACCAGTGGCTGCGTGACGAGCTGGCGGGCACGCAGCAGAAGCTGCAGCGCAGCGAGCAGAGCGTGGcccagctggaggaggagaagaagcacCTGGAGTTCATGAACCAGATCAAGAAGCTGGACGAGGACGCGTCGCCCTGCTGCGAGGAGAAGGCCAGCGAGAACAACAAGGACAACCTGGACGACCTCTTCCCCAACGACGACGAGCAGGGGCCCAGTGCGTTCACATTCCCTCATTTCACAACATTCCCTCATGTCGGCCTTTCTGTTTTACTgtctgctttctttctttctttctttctttctttctttctttctttctttttccttttgttttttttgtctttctttatttatttattctttctGTTGTCCTTGTGTATTCATTTCTTtcagtttctttctctcttttattttacagtatatttctGCTTTTCTTTTATATCCATTCCACTGATAACCATTAACCAACAGAGATTAATAGCAGATAAATTGATTGTAAAGTACTACTAAAGACATTGGGATTCATTTGCcatataaaataatttaaatgttTTTGCCCCTGAATATGAATGACCATTATGTATCACAATATGATTTGAAGTTTCACAAAGTCTCATATGACAGGCTGCTGCTCGAAACGGGAGTCTCAAAATCCCCGATaacctttgacctctgtgtgTCCTCTAGATCAACCGAGCGGTGAGGTGGCAGCTCAGCAGGGTGGCTACGAGATCCCGGCGCGTCTGCGGACGCTGCACAACCTGGTCATCCAGTACGCCTCGCAGGGCCGCTACGAGGTGGCCGTGCCCCTGTGCAAGCAGGCCCTGGAGGACCTGGAGAAGACGTCCGGCCACGACCACCCCGACGTGGCCACCATGCTCAACATCCTCGCCCTGGTCTACAGGTGAGCCACCTGGCTTTGGTTCTATTTTTTtgggtgttgttttttttttttttttagcctttATTTGGTAGAACAGTGAATAGTGGACAGGGACAAGGCTATAACTTATGTGTTTGTTAGTGAAAACAGATTGTGTTCAGCTGAATAACAGACCATATTTTTGGACAAATTATTAGGTAATTTGCAGGTAATTCTAAGGCTAGTTCCACTTACTTTTTCTTTCCACTGTATATTGTAGCCTTTGTCTAGCTTTTActtgagaggacagagagaagacaggaagtgagtgggaggtATAATTGGGGCGCACATTCAGGAAATTGCTTTATACTTACATTACATACTTACATACATTAGTAAGAGTCAACTGTGGATCCCTGTGGGCACTGGGCTCTTATGTGGTACAGAGTACAGACTCCACCACTGCCCTCGGGCGTCCCTGAGCCCGTCCCACTCTGATTtatggagaggggagaggggctcGACATTTCTAATCAGAGGCCAGACTGCGATCTGGACTTACTGTTGCAACAGCCTCAGATATCAGAATGAGAGATAATGGTGAAGTGCTGCGTCCACAAACCTTTGATGCGATGTCGTGGTTCGTCTTACTTCAGCCATCTCAGTTCTGCATGACGGGGGGACCTTCCTACAGCGTCGCGAACAAGGGCTCTCACACTGGGATTGTCAGTTTAGAGACACTGCAATTTAATTTGCTATGAGAAACTCACATAGTTGACCCAGACACCCAATTGAAATGCCATGTTTGGCTTAAAAAGACTAAATGTACCCATTAACAAAAAACACAGAATTCCATAATGTATGTAATGGCAACAGTTCAAGGCTTCTGCTACATTATTTTCTCTCTGTAGATGTAAAAAGTTGTAAAGGCTTATTTGAGGAGCTTGGTTTGTTCTTCTGAGCATCACAGACCGTACAAATTGTCCAGTGTCCTCCCGGTTTGTTTGTACTTGGAAACGCTTCTGGGCGACTGCAGAGACTAAACTCCCCATGTCATTTGACCTGACAGTCGGGGTAGACCATAGCTATGCAGTGTCTGTAGATCTATGGAGTCGGACTCTTGTTTACAGGGTTCTATCTGGGGCTGCCTGGCCGGAACTAGGAGCAAGTAATGGCTTGTCGGGATGTCTGAATATCCACATTTCCGGACTCTAGAGATCAGAATAAGTTGAAAATATAATTGTCGTCAAAAGGATATTTGTAGTCGGGTCGTCAACCCCACTGAGGTTAGATACAGGCCTggatttgttttgattttgtgaACACGACACATCACGTGTATGTTCATGCCACAGCTGAAATGAGTAACGGCACGCCTCTGGTTCTAACCAGCCTTAGGAACAAGGGATGTTCTTGCATGTGTAATAACATCCATCAGCTGAACCTCTCTTATCATTTGAGTTTAGTTTAGTGACTCTGTAAAGCAATGCTGGGCTAATACTCAATGTCAAATGTGCAATGTACATTTAAAGCTAAATACATTGCTTTGTGTCTTCACAGGTAATTGTCCATAGCTTTTAGTGAAATAAAATGTCGATTAATGGCTTCATATGCTCTGTCAGGGACCAGAATAAGTCATTCAGATGTCCTTCACTTACTGTAGCCTGTGAAACATTTgtaacacatcaacaacacatTCCTTCCGTGTTACTTTATACACTAGAGGAAATGTAGCTGAATTACCGGTAATAGGAACAATATTTAGTCATTGACAAGGTtgggaataatgtttttttttacattgaaATAATAGCTGTGTCCTTCAAACTTTGCTTTTGCACAGTTAGCGCACAGCTTCCTGGAGACCTTGTCATGTGTTATGACTATGACTAGTTGCCCATATCTAAgtgtcttcctcttctctctacaTTCAGAGACCAGAACAAGTACAAAGAGGCGGCGCACCTGCTCAACGATGCGCTGGCCATCCGAGAGAAGACCCTGGGCAGAGACCACCCCGCCGTGGCCGCCACGCTCAATAACCTGGCCGTGCTCTACGGCAAGAGGGGCAAGTACAAGGAGGCCGAGCCGCTCTGTAAGAGGGCCCTGGAGATCCGCGAGAAGGTACCGCAGGCTGCTCTGAACCATTTAGGGCCTAAATGGAGGTGTTATGGAGGCAAATGGAGGTGTTAGGGCCTAAATGGAGGTGTTATGGAGGCAAATGGAGGTGTTATGGAGGCAAATGGAGGTGTTAGGGCCTAAATGGAGGTGTTATGGAGGCAAAATTTAGGCAAATATTGAATAGAATCTAAAGAAGTGAAAGGGGAATCACACACGGCAAGTGAAACGACAAGGCAACCGTCACGGGCTCATAACTCTAATCAGCCCCTTTCTATTTTTCAGGGCAATTTTGATACGTTATAATAGAAAACAACCTTTAGTGTCAAAGTGACCAACTAGTAAGAAATGTAgagcattaaaccacatattaaACCATTTAGGCAAATACGAGTATAAATGGGGTTTTTTTATAAAGTAAGAAAATCAGCTCTAGGACCATTACACAGTTTGTGGtgcatcaacagcagcagacagaaaaagaaatgaaagaaatgaaagaaaTGTTCATATTTATTTTGCATCTGTTCAGGTCTACTGTCACGCTTATCTGTACATatgtcctttgtgtgtgtgtgtgtgtgtgtgtgtgtgtgtgtgcgtgctcaggTGTTGGGGAAGTTCCACCCTGACGTGGCCAAACAGCTGAACAACCTGGCGCTCCTGTGTCAGAACCAGGGCAAGTATGAGGAGGTGGAGTACTACTACCGCCGTGCCCTGGAGATCTACGAGAGCAAGCTGGGCGCCGACGACCCGAACGTGGCCAAGACCAAGAACAACCTGGTGAGTGGTGAACACCTCCATAACCCGCATCAGAGATCTGTCTGTAtaaagggctgttcacaccgagaacgataactataacatTAACAGCACAAAAATATCGTTCTAGTtcatatgaatgacgacgtccaCGCATAAACTATAACGGTAATGAATAGCAATCAGAATCCACCAGAAAAACCACGGGGGGTAGTATATCTGCCAAAACGAACCCATTTTATTCTCCAGCCTAATTATAGGGTTGTAACTGGTCTTGTGAAATAACATCTGAGCATTTCTTGGACTGACCTAAGTTTTATACCTTCTGTGTTAACATCACAGAACAAGGTAAAATGCTCTGTTCATCCATTCCATCACCCCATTACACACACGGCCGGCAATGCGATGACAATTTATGGCAGGCAACCGGCAAAATGTAATAGAATCTAATGGAGTGAAAGGGGAAACACACACGGCAAATGAAATTACAAGGCAACCGTCACAAGCTCATGACTCTAATCAGCCTCTTTCTAATTTTCAGGGCGATTTTGATACGTTACAATAGAAAACAGCTTTCTGGTCAGTGTATCTCCACTGAATTGATGGGAAATCGTGTCGCCAGTAGTGTGTGTAATAAAGCCATTAACAGAATTCCACCGTCGCGTTCGACTATCGCATCGCTGGCCGTGTGTGATGGcctttagtatcaaagtgaccaaCTAGTGAGAAATGTAgagcattaaaccacatattattgaaatattggacataatgtagaacattaaaccacatattgaaaTATCGGACATAATgatctattccactttctctcacattCCTGGTGTGAACGACCCTTAAGAGTAATAACAGAACAACCTGGTGAGCAGTGAACACGTCCAGAACGCTCATCAGAGATCTGTCTGTATAAATAGAAGAGTAATCTGGTTAGCACGTCCACAGTTATTAGAGATCTGTCTATGAAGATACAGCCAGGAGTAACCAAAGAGtaatataaaaatacaaaaacattgCCTTTTTGTCTTTGACTAAGTAAGCTATGATAACACACATTTTTATAATATATAATTAAATGACTTATGTAATTTGTTCTAACAATGTATTTAGAATGTGTGAAAATTAAGATGTTAAAAGAAGATAAAATGTTGAAattttctttcacacaaacaaacacagacacacacatattcacacactcacatatgctgTCAGCAGCTGTTTATGGTGGTGGTCTAAAGTTAGCTGAGTT comes from Alosa sapidissima isolate fAloSap1 chromosome 18, fAloSap1.pri, whole genome shotgun sequence and encodes:
- the LOC121689500 gene encoding LOW QUALITY PROTEIN: kinesin light chain 2-like (The sequence of the model RefSeq protein was modified relative to this genomic sequence to represent the inferred CDS: inserted 1 base in 1 codon); translated protein: MSTMVYPREESLERLSQDEIVLNTKAVMQGLETLRGEHNQLLGSMLDCAQLPAATQEKSGLLRKSLEAIELGLGEAQVIIALSSHLSAVESEKQKLRAQVRRLCQENQWLRDELAGTQQKLQRSEQSVAQLEEEKKHLEFMNQIKKLDEDASPCCEEKASENNKDNLDDLFPNDDEQGPNQPSGEVAAQQGGYEIPARLRTLHNLVIQYASQGRYEVAVPLCKQALEDLEKTSGHDHPDVATMLNILALVYRDQNKYKEAAHLLNDALAIREKTLGRDHPAVAATLNNLAVLYGKRGKYKEAEPLCKRALEIREKVLGKFHPDVAKQLNNLALLCQNQGKYEEVEYYYRRALEIYESKLGADDPNVAKTKNNLATCYLKQSKFKDAECLYKEILTRAHEKEFGSVNNDNKPIWMHAEEREETKVGKRKDSXPYGEYGSWYKACKVDSPTVNTTLKSLGALYRRQGKLEAAETLEECATKNRKQGIDAINQSKVVELLKDGGLSGAERRQSRDGLNGPGGQRGDCEGDEAEWNGDGSGSLRRSGSFGKIRDALRRSSEMLVKKLQGSGPQEPRNPVMKRASSLNFLNKSAEDQSQDANAGLSESRGLSASNVDLTRRSSLVG